Genomic segment of Bifidobacterium lemurum:
TCATCGACCAGATGCAGGTCTACGAGGGTGCGATGTACGAGATCAGCACCAAGCTGGAGATCCTCGACGGCGAGTTCCAGGTGCGGTTCAGCCACGATCCGATCCACCATATGGAACGCAGGCTCAAATCCATCAACTCCATCGTCGGCAAGCTGGAGCGCAAGGGACTGCCGGTGAGCGTGAACTCCATCCGAGACAACCTGTTCGACGTGGCCGGCATCCGCGTCATCTGCAACTACCGCGACGACGTGTATTCCGTGTCGAACTATCTGTCCTCGCAGTCGGACATCCAGGTGCTGCGCGTCAAGGACTACATCAAGAACCCCAAGCAGAACGGGTACCGTTCGCTGCATGTGATCTACGCGGTGCCGGTGTTCCTCTCCTCCGGCGCGCACTACACGCCGGTCGAGGTGCAGTTCCGCACCATCGCCATGGATTATTGGGCGAGCCTGGAGCACGCGCTGCGATATAAGACCGACCTGCCGGACGACAAGCTCGCCGAGCATTCGCAGACGCTGCTCGACTGCGCCCGTTCCCTGCAGAACATCGAGGTGCAGATGCAGAACATCCACCGCGACATCAACGGCGCCCCGCAGGTCGAGGAGACCCCGAAAACCACCGAGTGACCCGCGGTCTCATGGGCCGTCTAGCATGTCGGCTCATGAGGAGACAGGAATTCACGGGCATGCTGTGCCTGCTGCTGACGGCGATCATCTGGGGATTCTCGTTCGTCTCGCAGGTCTCCAGCATGGACGCGGTCTCACCCTTGTTCTTCAACGCGACCAGATTCACGCTGGGCGCCTGCTCGCTGGTCCCGGTGATCGCTCTGATGCGCCGGGGAGAAGGCGCGGACACCGCCGATCGCGCGGACTCCCCCGCCGAACGCCGTTCCCGCCGCCAACGGACCGTGGCCACGGGCATGCTGTGCGGCGTGCTGCTGTTCGCCGCCGGGACCTTGCAGCAGTACGGCATCCTCTGGGGGCGCTCCGCCGGCCGCGCGGGATTCATCACGGCCCTGTACATCGTGCTGGTGCCGCTGTTCGGTCTGTTCCTGCACCGCAGGGTGACCGCGCTGACCGGCGTCAGCGTCATCATCGCGCTTGTCGGCTTCTATCTGCTTTGCGTCGCCGATGGCTTCGACGCCATCAACAAGGGCGACCTGACCGTTTTCCTCGGCGCGGTGATGTTCGCCGCC
This window contains:
- a CDS encoding GTP pyrophosphokinase, with the translated sequence MIVILDRHNRMSSSELQARLRAVDLGGSQFGVDDITNFIDQMQVYEGAMYEISTKLEILDGEFQVRFSHDPIHHMERRLKSINSIVGKLERKGLPVSVNSIRDNLFDVAGIRVICNYRDDVYSVSNYLSSQSDIQVLRVKDYIKNPKQNGYRSLHVIYAVPVFLSSGAHYTPVEVQFRTIAMDYWASLEHALRYKTDLPDDKLAEHSQTLLDCARSLQNIEVQMQNIHRDINGAPQVEETPKTTE
- a CDS encoding DMT family transporter, giving the protein MLCLLLTAIIWGFSFVSQVSSMDAVSPLFFNATRFTLGACSLVPVIALMRRGEGADTADRADSPAERRSRRQRTVATGMLCGVLLFAAGTLQQYGILWGRSAGRAGFITALYIVLVPLFGLFLHRRVTALTGVSVIIALVGFYLLCVADGFDAINKGDLTVFLGAVMFAAHILAIDTLGAKVEPIRMSFVQFATTAALSWAGAAIEGSVDWTGAASSWVAILYAGIASVGVAYTLQAVGQRQVPPTRSAVILSLESLFSAAGGALLLGETMTARGYAGCALIFLGTILAQLPAKVPDALRRPDRRTMR